In a single window of the Microcoleus sp. FACHB-831 genome:
- a CDS encoding glycosyltransferase family 10 domain-containing protein, which translates to MERKTFGMLTGYPGVNQCDWLWQQTPHPFGVWGNIQMLSKAKNPDFLLLYNFAGVRKISQKKFGIFKQQPKEVNYPEEEMRSLLRGVPKERIIFLWREPPLEEVTQTNRTCYEWAKGYCAYISSPDDAAPIPNYMPAIWYHANSFRELKEMPPPEKISTCSWITSGVSRTANHRRRLQFIKLLQSSQVNFDLYGRNLPDWANSGGELSNKWYSMAPYYYNLAIENYADNDWYVSEKLWDSLLAWCLPIYYGGSAADKLLPPGSFLRLPSLDEKGIAYIQEVTATPDAWYAAKDAIAEARQIILHKLNLLEWLNNFVANLS; encoded by the coding sequence ATGGAAAGAAAAACTTTCGGGATGTTGACGGGATACCCTGGCGTTAATCAATGTGATTGGCTATGGCAACAAACTCCACATCCTTTTGGTGTGTGGGGCAATATTCAAATGCTGTCTAAAGCTAAAAATCCAGATTTTTTGCTGCTATATAATTTTGCCGGAGTGCGGAAAATATCTCAGAAGAAGTTTGGTATTTTTAAACAGCAACCCAAAGAAGTTAATTACCCTGAAGAAGAAATGCGATCGCTACTTCGAGGGGTACCCAAAGAACGCATTATCTTTCTATGGCGGGAACCACCCTTAGAGGAAGTAACGCAAACGAATCGCACTTGTTACGAGTGGGCAAAAGGATATTGCGCTTACATTTCCAGCCCGGATGATGCTGCACCAATCCCCAATTATATGCCCGCTATTTGGTATCATGCCAATTCTTTTCGGGAATTAAAGGAAATGCCACCCCCAGAGAAGATATCCACTTGTAGCTGGATTACGTCTGGAGTCAGCCGCACTGCTAACCATCGCCGTCGCTTGCAGTTTATAAAGCTGCTGCAATCGAGTCAGGTTAATTTCGATCTGTATGGACGAAACCTACCCGACTGGGCTAATTCAGGTGGAGAATTGAGCAATAAATGGTACAGCATGGCACCTTATTACTACAATCTGGCGATTGAAAATTATGCTGATAATGATTGGTATGTGAGTGAAAAGTTATGGGATTCCCTGCTTGCTTGGTGTCTGCCAATCTATTATGGTGGTTCGGCTGCTGATAAATTATTGCCGCCTGGTAGTTTTCTCAGGTTGCCTAGCTTAGATGAAAAGGGAATAGCCTATATACAAGAAGTGACGGCGACGCCTGATGCATGGTACGCGGCAAAAGATGCGATCGCAGAAGCAAGGCAAATTATTCTTCACAAGCTCAATTTGCTAGAATGGCTCAACAATTTTGTAGCAAACTTATCTTAA
- a CDS encoding Npun_R2821/Npun_R2822 family protein, whose product MKLGIYTLANDTVYDQLVAFLNSVEANYSKDIPICVIPFNDNTELVEKEVARRKNVYLFADLNAIQKWETFISSFNKLYEEYPLVGGNKKKTEVLPMHRKYCAFDGEFDKFIFFDVDTLVLQPLDRIFSKLDEYEFVVHDYQRKTSMRLGEVNYYFEAFQGMYESIEVLANRFHCGGFWASKRGVIDEKDLEYFIEELAKGDIKIFRTWLSEQTKLNYMTVKKNLKLYNFTLDENSEYHTGVCVTSTHFEDKNHVLYDRGRRLTYLHYMGIKNERFRRLCQWRKMNLPNNNMLMRLTDKLLKWQIGNIPYKEVFLYYRFMGDRSIN is encoded by the coding sequence ATGAAACTAGGCATATATACTTTAGCAAATGACACTGTTTATGACCAGTTAGTAGCTTTTCTTAATAGCGTAGAGGCTAACTACAGTAAAGATATACCTATCTGCGTTATTCCCTTTAACGATAATACTGAGCTAGTGGAAAAAGAAGTAGCTAGACGCAAGAATGTCTATTTGTTTGCAGACCTTAATGCTATTCAAAAATGGGAGACATTTATTAGCAGTTTTAATAAATTGTATGAAGAATATCCGCTGGTAGGGGGAAATAAAAAAAAGACTGAAGTCTTGCCAATGCACAGAAAGTATTGTGCCTTTGACGGAGAGTTTGATAAATTTATCTTTTTTGATGTTGATACTTTAGTCTTACAACCTCTCGATCGAATTTTTTCTAAGTTGGATGAATATGAATTTGTCGTCCACGATTATCAGAGAAAAACTTCTATGAGGTTAGGGGAGGTTAACTATTATTTTGAGGCGTTTCAGGGAATGTATGAATCTATTGAGGTTCTAGCTAATCGCTTTCACTGTGGGGGATTTTGGGCATCTAAACGAGGTGTAATAGATGAAAAAGATTTGGAGTATTTTATAGAAGAACTTGCAAAGGGTGACATAAAGATTTTTAGAACTTGGTTGAGCGAACAAACGAAGCTAAACTACATGACTGTGAAGAAAAACCTAAAGCTGTATAACTTCACATTAGATGAAAATTCTGAATATCACACAGGCGTATGCGTAACATCTACACACTTTGAAGATAAAAATCATGTTTTATACGACAGAGGTAGAAGACTCACCTATTTACACTATATGGGGATCAAAAATGAACGTTTTCGCAGGTTATGTCAATGGCGAAAAATGAATTTGCCCAACAACAATATGCTAATGCGATTAACAGATAAGTTATTAAAGTGGCAAATTGGAAATATTCCTTACAAGGAGGTATTCCTCTATTACAGATTCATGGGCGATCGCTCAATAAATTAA
- a CDS encoding glycosyltransferase family 4 protein: MNKHYIFFTRNVLPQPQAHLVQVAHTANAAANLGYSTVLAYLEKGLAALNPAALIRPFRPRKPDSTLAKFYNIGDKLKVAPLPIPWPIDYWRSKLTNSSTIVSKYYLPVHILPYTKIVHTRDWNLVKAAIKNGIPAIYEHHHHEDKKFEPEIVNNPLFQICITVADTIRETTIQNGMPPEKIIKLHNGFNNLFLVRQPEKAESWREKLLRGGQQHLVVYSGALHPFKGVDLLIDVAKQLPQVEFAIAGGEQSQVQAYQQITRDKQVNNVTFLGHIFQDELASLLQAADALAHPHCSGKAASFTSPLKLFDYMASGTPIVSTEIPPLMEFKSTKAVAGWCEPDNPTVFAQCLQHVLETYPRKVEGYSESTVFVQQFSCENRVIKILSFVEESLRPQLIC, translated from the coding sequence ATGAACAAACACTATATCTTTTTTACCAGAAATGTCTTACCGCAGCCCCAGGCTCACTTAGTTCAAGTAGCTCATACAGCAAATGCAGCTGCAAACCTGGGCTACTCAACAGTTTTAGCTTATCTGGAAAAAGGATTAGCAGCCTTGAATCCAGCCGCGTTGATTCGCCCATTTCGCCCCCGCAAACCAGATTCAACCTTAGCCAAATTTTACAATATTGGGGATAAGCTAAAAGTTGCCCCTTTACCAATCCCTTGGCCCATTGATTATTGGCGTTCTAAACTAACTAACTCCAGCACTATCGTATCAAAATACTACTTGCCAGTTCATATCCTTCCTTATACTAAAATTGTCCATACGCGAGACTGGAATTTGGTCAAAGCAGCCATAAAAAATGGCATTCCAGCTATTTACGAACACCACCACCACGAAGACAAAAAATTTGAGCCAGAAATAGTCAATAACCCTCTATTTCAAATTTGTATCACCGTAGCGGATACCATTCGAGAAACAACGATTCAAAATGGTATGCCGCCTGAAAAAATAATAAAGCTGCATAACGGATTTAATAATTTATTCTTAGTTAGACAACCGGAAAAGGCTGAATCGTGGCGCGAAAAACTTCTTCGAGGCGGACAGCAACATTTAGTTGTTTATTCAGGTGCGCTCCACCCTTTTAAAGGAGTCGATTTACTAATCGATGTGGCAAAACAATTGCCCCAAGTTGAGTTTGCGATCGCGGGCGGCGAACAATCGCAAGTACAAGCTTATCAGCAGATAACGCGCGACAAACAAGTTAACAACGTAACTTTTTTAGGACACATTTTCCAAGATGAATTGGCAAGTTTGTTGCAAGCTGCCGATGCTTTAGCTCATCCTCACTGTTCTGGAAAAGCGGCGAGTTTCACATCTCCTCTTAAGCTATTTGATTATATGGCTTCTGGAACTCCTATCGTTTCTACAGAGATTCCCCCGTTAATGGAATTTAAATCTACAAAGGCTGTGGCTGGTTGGTGCGAACCTGATAATCCGACTGTATTTGCCCAATGCCTGCAACACGTTTTAGAAACTTATCCTAGAAAAGTAGAAGGATATTCAGAAAGCACAGTTTTTGTGCAACAGTTTTCTTGCGAAAATCGCGTAATAAAAATTCTAAGTTTTGTAGAAGAGTCTCTGCGTCCACAACTAATTTGTTGA